The nucleotide sequence TTCCCGAGGTGGAGGCGCTCGCGACGACGAAGGACCTCGTGCGCATGGCGGGGACCACGCGCGTGCTCGTGCTCGACCCGACGGCCGACGCGCGGCTGTCGCGGCTCGACCTGGCGACGGTCGGCGGCGACGGCGCGACCGACGTCCTGCTCGTGGTGGGCCCGGAGGGCGGCATCGCGCCCGCGGAGGTCGAGGCGCTCCGACAGGCGGGGGCGATCCCCGTCGCGCTCGGCTCGGGGATCCTCCGCACGTCGACCGCGGGGCCGGCCGCGCTGGCGCTCGTCAACGCCGCGCTCGGGCGCTGGTGACGTCGCGGGTCCCGCGTAGGCTGGGCGCATGACCAGCAGCGCAGAGCCCACCGTCTTCGAGCGCATCGTCGCGCGCGAGATCCCGGCCGAGATCGTCGCGGAGACCGACCGCGTCATCGCCTTCGCGGACATCGCGCCCAAGGCCCCCGTGCACGTCCTCGTAGTGCCCAAGACGGCCGCGTACCGCGACGTCGTGGAGCTCGCCGCGGGCGACCCCGCCCTCCTCGCGGAGGTCGTCGAGGTCGCGTCGCGCATCGCCGCCGAGCGCGCGGGCGGCCAGTTCCGTCTCCTCTTCAACACGGGGGCGGACGCCGGCCAGACCGTCTTCCACGTGCACGCGCACGTGCTCGCCGGCTTCGACCAGGGGGACCATGTCGGGCTCTGACCCGCGGGGCGGCGCATCCACGGAGGATGACCGCGTCGAGCAGACGGCGACGATGGACGGCGTGCTCATGGTGCATCTCCTGGGACCGCAGGACCGGCTGCTCCGGCAGATCGAACGCGAGCACCCGGACGTCGACGTCCGGGTCCGCGGCAACGAGATCACGCTCGTCGGCACCCGGGCGGACGTGGCCGCGGCCCGTCGGCTCATCGACGAGGTCGTGGCGATGGTGGAGGACGGACAGCACGTGGAACCCCAGGAGATCGAGACGAGCGCGCGCCGGCTCGGCGAGGACGACGGCCGGACCCTGTCCGACGTGCTGAGCGAGGCCATCGTGCAGTCGCGCGGCCGCGTCGTGCGCCCGAAGACGCAGGGCCAGAAGCAGTACGTGCAGGCCATCGACGAGAGCACCATCGTGTTCGGCATCGGCCCCGCGGGCACGGGCAAGACCTACCTCGCCATGGCGAAGGCCGTCCAGGCGCTGCAGCGCAAGGAGGTCGAGCGGATCATCCTCACGCGTCCGGCCGTCGAGGCGGGGGAGCGGCTCGGCTACCTGCCCGGCTCGCTCACCGACAAGATCGACCCGTACCTCCGGCCGCTGTTCGACGCGCTCAACGAGATGATGGATCCGGAGCTCGTCCCGAAGCTGATGGCCTCGAACACCATCGAGGTCGCGCCGCTCGCCTACATGCGCGGGCGCACGCTCAACAACGCGTTCGTCGTGCTCGACGAGGCGCAGAACACCACGCCCGAGCAGATGAAGATGTTCCTCACGCGCCTCGGCTTCGGCTCGAAGATGGTGGTCACGGGCGACATCACGCAGGTCGACCTGCCCACCGGGTCCAGCGGCCTCCAGCTCGTCACGCGCGTGCTGGACGGCATGGACGACATCCACTTCTCCCGCCTCACGAGCGACGACGTCGTGCGGCACACCCTGGTCGGCCGCATCGTGGACGCGTACACGCGCTACGACGCGGAGCGCCAGGCCGCCGACCACCTCCGCGCCGAGCGCCGCACCGCCCCTGGGAGCACCCGATGAGCATCGAGATCAACAACGAGTCGGCCGTGGAGGTCGACGAGCCCCTCATCCAGCGTCTCGCCACGTACGCGCTGGACACGCTGCACGTGCACCCCGACGCGGAGCTCGCCATCGTGATGGTGGACGAGGGCGCGATGGAGCAGCTGCACGTGCAGTGGATGGACGAGCCGGGCCCCACGGACGTCCTCAGCTTCCCGATGGACGAGCTGCGCCCCGGCACGGAGGACCGGCCGACGCCCGCGGGCCTCCTCGGCGACATCGTCGTCTGCCCGCAGGTCGCCGCCGAGCAGGCGGTCACGGCGGGGCACTCCACCATGGAGGAGATCCTGCTGCTCACGGCGCACGGCATCCTGCACCTGCTGGGCTTCGACCACGCCGAGCCCGACGAGGAGCGCGAGATGTTCGGGCTCCAGCGCGACATCCTGATCGGGTTCGCCATGAGCGAGCGCGGGCGCTGACCGCCTCGATGCTCGCCCTCCTCCTCCCCGCGTTCCTCCTCGTCGTCCTCGGCGGCCTGTTCGCCGCCGCCGAGTCCGCCATCTCGTCCCTGTCGCGCGCGGACATCCAGGAGCTCGCGGCCACCGCGCGCGCTCGTCGCTCCCTGCTCGCCATCTCCGTCGACACGGGCGCCTACATCAACGCGCTCGGCTTCGTGCGCATCATCGCCGAGACCGGCGCCGCGGTGCTCGTCACGCTGGCGCTGGCCTCCACGATCGACGCGTGGTGGATCACGCTGCTGGTCGCCGCCGCGATCATGACGGCCGTGTCCTTCGTGCTCGTGGGCGCGAGCCCGCGCTCGGTCGGCCGGGTGCACGCGCGCCCGCTGCTCGCCTGGACGGCGCTGCTCGTGCGGGTGATCCGCGTGGCCATCGGGCCCGTCGCCGACGCGCTCGTGGCCCTCGGCAACCGCGTCACGCCCGGCCGCCCGAAGACCGTCGCGACGTTCACGAGCGAGGAGCAGCTGCTCAGCATGGTCGACGAGGCCACCGAGCTGGAGGTGCTCGAGGAGGACGACCGGGAGCTCATCCACTCCATCTTCGAGTTCAACGACACGGTCGTGCGCGAGGTGATGATCCCGCGCACCGACATGGTCGTCGTGGAGCAGACCGCGCACGTCGGCTCCGCGCTCGGCCTCTTCCTCTCCCGCGGCATCTCCCGGGCGCCGGTGACGGGACGCGACTCCGACGAGATCGAGGGCGTGCTGTACCTCCGCGACCTCGCGCGCATGGTCTACGAGCGGCCCGAGGAGGCCGAGCGGACGACCGTCGACCAGCTCGCGCGCCCCGCCGTCTTCGTCCCCGAGTCGCAGAAGGCCGACGCGCTGCTCCGGCAGATGCAGCTCGAGTCCAACCACCTCGCCATGGTCGTCGACGAGTACGGCGGCATCGCCGGGCTCGTCACGCTCGAGGACCTCATCGAGGAGCTCGTGGGCGACATCAGCGACGAGTACGACCGCGACGTGCCCGAGTTCGAGGACCTGGGGGACGGCGTGTACCGTGTGAGCGCCCGGCTGCCGATCGACGAGCTGGGGGACCTGTTCGGGCTCGAGCTCGACGACGACGACGTGGACAGCGCGGGCGGCCTCCTCGCCAAGACCCTGGGGCGCCTGCCCGAGCGCGGATCCGTGGTGCGCGTCGGCGGGCTGGTCCTCACGGCCGACCGGGTCGAGGGGCGCCGCACGCGCATCAGCACGATCCTCGTCGAGCGCGACCGCGCCGACGACCCCGACGACGACCACGAGGCGGCCCCCGCGGGCGCCGCCGCCAGCAGAGGACACGACCATGACTGATCCCCGCGACGACGCGACGCCCGTCGAGGAGACGGCGACGGACGGGACGCCCGTCACGGGGACGCCCGTCACCGGGACGGCCGCCGAGCCCGCCCCGCTGTCGGACGAGGCCTGGGGCATCGACCGGGACGCGGAGCCCGCGCGCTCGAAGCGCAAGCCGCGCGGGGGAGCGCCCGCCTACCGCGCGGGCTTCGTCTCCTTCGTCGGACGGCCGAACGTGGGGAAGTCCACGCTCACGAACGCGCTCGTGGGGGAGAAGGTCGCCATCACGAGCTCCAAGCCGCAGACGACGCGCAAGGCCATCCGCGGGATCGTGCACCGGCCGGACGGGCAGCTCATCCTGGTCGACACCCCCGGGATCCACCGCCCGCGCACGCTCCTCGGCGAGCGGCTCAACGCCCTGGTGCAGACCACGCTCGGGGACGTGGACGTCATCGGGCTGTGCATCCCCGCCGACGAGCGCATCGGCCCGGGCGACCGGTTCATCAACGAGCAGCTCGACGAGTACCCGCGCGCCCGCAAGATCGCGATCGTCACGAAGACCGACTCCGCATCGCGCCACGCGGTCGCCGAGCAGCTCCTCGCCGTGCAGGAGCTGCGCGACTGGGACGCGATCGTGCCCGTCTCCGCCGTCGAGGCGATCCAGCTCGACGCGCTCGTGGGCGAGCTGCTGAAGGCGCTGCCCGTCTCCGAGCAGCTCTACCCGTCGGACGCCGTCACCGAGGAGGGGCTCGAGGCGCGCATCTCGGAGCTGATCCGCGAGGCCGCGCTCGAGGGCGTGCAGGACGAGCTGCCGCACTCGCTCGCCGTCACGATCGACGACATGATCCAGCGCGAGGACAAGGAGCTGCTCGAGATCTACGCGAACCTCTTCGTCGAGCGCGACAGCCAGAAGGGCATCGTCATCGGCGCGCAGGGGTCCCGGCTCAAGCACGTGGGGCAGGTGGCGCGCGCGCAGATCGAGCCGCTCGTGGGAACCCGCGTGTTCCTCTCGCTGCGCGTGAAGATCGCCAAGGACTGGCAGCGCGACCCGAAGCTGCTCGGCCGCCTCGGCTTCTGATCCGCTCGGGCGGCGCGCGTACATCCCGCGGATGAGATCGGGTCGCCTCCGCGGGGATCATCGGCCGCCGCGGGCTCTGCGGGGGAGCGCGGCACGTACGGTGGTCGCATGCTCCGACGGATCCCGAGGTACCAGCTCGTCCTCGACGTCGTCCTCGCGGCGGCGTTCGTCGCCGTCCTCTCTCCCGGGTCGATCGGCGTCGCGGCCGCGAGCGCGTTCGGGGTCTTCTCCTTCGCGACATCCGAGGTCTCGCTCGTCCTCGTGGTCCTCATGGGCGCGGCCCTCGCCGTCCGGCGGCTCGCGCCCGGGCTCTCGCTCGCCGTGGCGTGGGCGGGCGCGATCATCCAGATGGGAGCCGGAGCCGCGGTCGAGCCCGGCGACATCGCCATCGCCTTCGTCGTCTACTGCACCGCGGCGTACGGCGGCCGCATCGTCCGGGCGCTGGGCCTCGCCTCCTCCATCGTCGGCGGCGTGGTCGCGGCCTCCTACCTGTCATACGCCTCGGGCCGCGTCCCCATCGGCAGCCAGGCGTTCAGCACGGGGGAGTGGACCGCGTTCGCGACCCTGTTCCTGTTCCTGCTCCTGTGCGCGTGGAGCGTGCTGCTCGCGTCGTGGACGGCCGGCCGCCTCGTCGTCGCGTCCCGCGCGTCGCACGCGAGCCGGGATGCGCAGGAGGCCGCCGAGCGCGACCAGGCCCGCGCGCTCCAGGACGTCGTCGTGGAGCAGGAGCGCAACCGGATCGCCCGGGACATGCACGACGTCGTCGCCCACTCGCTCGCCGTCGTGATCGCGCAGGCCGACGGCGCGCGCTACGCGCGACTGGTGGATCCCGAGGCGGCGGACGAGGCGCTGCGCACCATCTCCACCACGGCGAGGCAGGCGCTGGGCGACGTGCGGATCCTCCTCGCGCAGCTCCGGCACAGCGAGGACGACGCCCCGCAGCCCGAGCTCAAGGAGCTGAGCGACCTCATCGACCAGATGCGCTCCACGGGCCTGACCGTCGAGTTCGTCGAGTCGGGCCAGCCGGGCGAGTTCGGCACGGGGCAGCAGCTC is from Clavibacter sp. A6099 and encodes:
- the era gene encoding GTPase Era — its product is MTDPRDDATPVEETATDGTPVTGTPVTGTAAEPAPLSDEAWGIDRDAEPARSKRKPRGGAPAYRAGFVSFVGRPNVGKSTLTNALVGEKVAITSSKPQTTRKAIRGIVHRPDGQLILVDTPGIHRPRTLLGERLNALVQTTLGDVDVIGLCIPADERIGPGDRFINEQLDEYPRARKIAIVTKTDSASRHAVAEQLLAVQELRDWDAIVPVSAVEAIQLDALVGELLKALPVSEQLYPSDAVTEEGLEARISELIREAALEGVQDELPHSLAVTIDDMIQREDKELLEIYANLFVERDSQKGIVIGAQGSRLKHVGQVARAQIEPLVGTRVFLSLRVKIAKDWQRDPKLLGRLGF
- a CDS encoding PhoH family protein; this translates as MSGSDPRGGASTEDDRVEQTATMDGVLMVHLLGPQDRLLRQIEREHPDVDVRVRGNEITLVGTRADVAAARRLIDEVVAMVEDGQHVEPQEIETSARRLGEDDGRTLSDVLSEAIVQSRGRVVRPKTQGQKQYVQAIDESTIVFGIGPAGTGKTYLAMAKAVQALQRKEVERIILTRPAVEAGERLGYLPGSLTDKIDPYLRPLFDALNEMMDPELVPKLMASNTIEVAPLAYMRGRTLNNAFVVLDEAQNTTPEQMKMFLTRLGFGSKMVVTGDITQVDLPTGSSGLQLVTRVLDGMDDIHFSRLTSDDVVRHTLVGRIVDAYTRYDAERQAADHLRAERRTAPGSTR
- a CDS encoding hemolysin family protein yields the protein MLALLLPAFLLVVLGGLFAAAESAISSLSRADIQELAATARARRSLLAISVDTGAYINALGFVRIIAETGAAVLVTLALASTIDAWWITLLVAAAIMTAVSFVLVGASPRSVGRVHARPLLAWTALLVRVIRVAIGPVADALVALGNRVTPGRPKTVATFTSEEQLLSMVDEATELEVLEEDDRELIHSIFEFNDTVVREVMIPRTDMVVVEQTAHVGSALGLFLSRGISRAPVTGRDSDEIEGVLYLRDLARMVYERPEEAERTTVDQLARPAVFVPESQKADALLRQMQLESNHLAMVVDEYGGIAGLVTLEDLIEELVGDISDEYDRDVPEFEDLGDGVYRVSARLPIDELGDLFGLELDDDDVDSAGGLLAKTLGRLPERGSVVRVGGLVLTADRVEGRRTRISTILVERDRADDPDDDHEAAPAGAAASRGHDHD
- a CDS encoding histidine triad nucleotide-binding protein gives rise to the protein MTSSAEPTVFERIVAREIPAEIVAETDRVIAFADIAPKAPVHVLVVPKTAAYRDVVELAAGDPALLAEVVEVASRIAAERAGGQFRLLFNTGADAGQTVFHVHAHVLAGFDQGDHVGL
- the ybeY gene encoding rRNA maturation RNase YbeY; its protein translation is MSIEINNESAVEVDEPLIQRLATYALDTLHVHPDAELAIVMVDEGAMEQLHVQWMDEPGPTDVLSFPMDELRPGTEDRPTPAGLLGDIVVCPQVAAEQAVTAGHSTMEEILLLTAHGILHLLGFDHAEPDEEREMFGLQRDILIGFAMSERGR
- a CDS encoding sensor histidine kinase, with amino-acid sequence MLRRIPRYQLVLDVVLAAAFVAVLSPGSIGVAAASAFGVFSFATSEVSLVLVVLMGAALAVRRLAPGLSLAVAWAGAIIQMGAGAAVEPGDIAIAFVVYCTAAYGGRIVRALGLASSIVGGVVAASYLSYASGRVPIGSQAFSTGEWTAFATLFLFLLLCAWSVLLASWTAGRLVVASRASHASRDAQEAAERDQARALQDVVVEQERNRIARDMHDVVAHSLAVVIAQADGARYARLVDPEAADEALRTISTTARQALGDVRILLAQLRHSEDDAPQPELKELSDLIDQMRSTGLTVEFVESGQPGEFGTGQQLAVYRIVQEALTNVLRHGDVGHPVEVELAWEPDGVSVSVRSRTLPDPVRPARTTTGIIALPVLPPAPATPAQPVGHGLAGMRERATLSGGRFSAGVRDGVWTVSAWIPFAPATRPVPRVPVAGAAVGTGADAPSRPLTLDELFPPEAAAAGTATPGAPAAHVSPHRTAAARGAAASAARRGRDDRPAGS